The Danio aesculapii chromosome 7, fDanAes4.1, whole genome shotgun sequence DNA window GctgttttaatttataaattaaaatacagttaacattatataattacttcaactttattaaacagttttgtgCTTTATTTGCAGTCTGCTCCACTGGTTTTGATGTTGTTCAGGAAGATAATGTAAAAATAGTTGAAGCTGGCGAAGATGTAAACTTTACTTGTCCATTTCCATGGCATGAACAATCAATGAAATCATGGTTTAAACACAGAGCTTATGAAAAAAAATCCCACAAATAGTGTCTTCATATTCAAATCAAAAGCTAAGTTGGAATACCAAATTTGAGAAAACAAATCGCTTGAATTTTACCAAAGTAGATGATTATTTTAATCTGAccattttaaacacacacacatatatatatatatatatatatatatatatatatatatatatatatgttttcgtATATTTGTTACCTTTTTAAGACCAACAGGATAACTTATTGTTTAATTGTCTTTGaaataattgaatttttttttttcttcatacacAATCCACAAATATCAAGAAAATCAAGTAAGTTCTTgaaattaaaagtgaaaaaaaaatgttgatggcCTTTTAAAAAGTTTGATTGATAGTTTTTTCTGATTATTGTAGGGTGAAGACATTCTTAACTTTGCTGCTCAAAATGATTTTATTGCAGAAGGATTCAACGTGAAGCTTTCTGAAGAACATACATTCGTAAAGTACAACATGATCACTCAAAAAATGCCTACAAAACGCTTCAGGCCATAAGACCACCAACTCAAGTCCAAATGCTGCTTAACTCATGTTCATGATGTGTTAGCGGAAAGTAATTTTAGCTCaatgtctttttttatataataatgaaatTTTTATTGAATATAGTTGATTGCATGCACATATGGGCATTAACAGATCAGATCACATGTCGTTTGGTATGTTAAACTCTTTGGCTTCACAATTCCTTTGCTCAAATAAGAGCCAAATGTAACTGTTTTGTCTGAAATTGTTGCTGTTATTCATTACTGCATGTCTTTGTTAATACTTTCACATTTAGCAAATacgaaacatttaaaatattaactcATTTagcaaaaaactgcaaataaagctACTAAAGTTTTTACTATTGATTGTATTTTATGCTCTTTATTTCCTTTCTATAAAAACAGAACTGTTTGTCCCATTAAATTCTTATACATttagatgcatttatttaatgaaaatgtacTGTGTTAATTTATTCCTGATACAGTACTGATACTATGCTAACAAACAAGGCAACCAATCAGAAATAACTCTTTGCTAGAGTGTGTGTCTGAGCTCTGCCAATAAGAAGGCCATTGTCAGACTACTGTCAAAGCTAAAAAAGCTAATATTAATGCTGCCTTTGTGGAgactaaaagtcactttgtggAGCCTAAAAGTCACTAAAGTGATTGCTAAGACAATCacaggcatcacggtggcgcagtggatagcatgattgcctcacagcaataaggttgctggtacgagcctcggctgtgtcagttggcatttctgtgtggagtttgcatgtgtgagaattagtgtgcatggatgtttcccagaggttgcagctggaagggcatctgctgcataaaacatatgcttgataagttgccggttcattccactgtggcgaccccagattaataaagggactaagccgaaaagaaaatgaatgaatgaatattcattcaGTGGGTTGGCATTGGATTTTTAGCTTTAAGATTCAAATTCTCACCAAACACCTGGGGTTTCATTCATAAGATTTGCATCTTTTTTCCTAAAAGTGACCGCACACCagagtaaatgttaatttattaatgattatggcttattttattaaaattaaatatttcatatttaggTTAATGTGTTTAAAAGTTTTCGTACAGCTGTGCACACTCCCATCAAGTTTGTTTTACTTTAAGACacgctttttttttaatgcagactAAAAGATCTTAATGTTAATTTAACAACTTACATTCAATCTTCCATGCTAACTGAATTGGGAGTCAAAAGCCAGTTCATTCTTCATAACTCTTATCTAATTATAGAAGTGGGCATTTACTTAGAGTGAACTGCCCATAAAAGCCACCCATACTCGAAAGAACAAAACAGCTCATTACCTATAGATTTTGATATGGTGGAAAGTAAAAACCCTTTTAACACAATTTACTGGGCTTTATTTTGTCTTAAAGTGtgcaaatgtatatgttaaaaaTTGAAGGCAGGAGTGAACGCCACACGTGGCACATACTATGGATTTATCAATTCAAAATACTTCAGATCCAACCACTTGTAAACCCCCTTATTTAAACTGCAAAGATTTGTCCATTTAATGTTTAGCATCAAAAACAGGAAATGTGAGGCCCTTATTTCCTGCTTTTTCCAATGGTAAACCACacactgtattttaaagcactgaaagaagattaattacattaattacataCTTAGTTAACtaagcatttatttataatatatgtattaataaatgAGAGAGGGTTTTGTTAAGAGTAATGGATAAATAGTTGGGTTAGATTTTTTCtagtcattctgctgtggtatgTGGTGTCAAAGCATAAGTTAAGGTGAAAGTGCATAAGAGCCTCAGTTGTCTGAAGAAGAGGCTGATGGACACATGGTGAGGACACATTCATCTACTCTTATTTTCTAGCATGAGTAAATGGATTAATAGCATGATCATTTGTTCACTTTTTATAGGGGAATTCAAAGCACAAGGATCATTTTGGAGGACGACTGATAATGAGATATTACTCCATTCTGTTGCTTTCCCCAACTATATGTAAAcctaaatttctttttaaatatttattaaaatacagttaaCATTATATAATTCAACTCTTATAACCTGTTTTGTGCTTTATTTGCAGTCTGCTCCACTGGTTTTGATGTTGTTCaggaagaaaatgtaaaaatagttgAAGCTGGCGAGAATGTAAACTTTACCTGCATATTTCCAGGGCATGTATCATCGACAAAAGCATGGTTTAAACAGACGACTGTTGGAAAATACCTACAGATAGTGTCCTTAGCTTTCCAACAACAGCTTAAGTGGAATCCCAACTTTGAGAAAACAAATCGTTTTAATGTTGCCAaagtaaatgattattttaatctgaccattttaaagacaaagcCTTCAGACTCCGCAACATATTACTGTGCAGTTTCAGCATATCAAACCATTGGAATGGGCTCAGCAACTCGATTACTTGTCAAAGGTACATTTTTGGTTTTTTTAGGTTTTGTTTGGTCTGTGGTGGCAGATTTTTGTACTGACTATTTCTGTGCTTGTGAAGATGCAGCCGCAGACAGAAAAACAACTCTTCATCAGTCTTTGATAGACACTGTTGATCCAGGAGATTCAGTGAATTTGCAGTGCAGCATCTTCACTGAGAGCTGTGCAGAAAATCACAGCGTCTACTGGTTCAAGCAAAGCTCAGGACACCCTGAACGAGTGCTTTACTCCAAAGGAGAGAGAAATGGCCCCTGTAAGAACCGCACTGTAAGAACCGAGACTCAAACACAGAGCTGTATCTACAGTCTCCACAagaacaacatcagtcactctgATTCTGGCATTTACTACTGTGCTGTGGATGAATGTGGAGAAATACTCTTTGGAAGAGGAACTCAGCTGAATATTAGAGGTAAGATGAAGGTGTAAtacaaatgtggttataatgttGAAATGTTTAGTCTGATCTTTCCtctttgaaaaataatttaattcattttaattcaaataCTACAAGATAGTAACAATCGGATCTAACAAAaggagagttcagatgcaaaagctttAAAAGACAGGAATTTTTTCGATgccatttaaaggtttttgcatccaAACTCTTCAGATGTAAACATGTTATATAAAGATGTATATTCCTAATTGAAACATTAACTATATGAAACTAAACTAATCACTTTACAAATGTtcaataaattaaattcagttcaattttGTTACAGAAAATTATGATTTTAATCCTGCTCTTTATGCTTTGGGGATCTCAAATTTCATATTTTTGGTCCTTGTTGTTTTTCTGGGAATCAAACTCTGTAGAAGTCAGATTAAAAGTAAGACTTTATGAATACAATTGATTTCTTAATATAAAGCAATTGTAACAGTTAAAATAACACATGGCTGCTATTTATAATAACTAGACTTTCTCTTGATGTTTTTAAGCTTCCGTTGTCCAAACAACTCAAGTAAGTAATTAACTGTGT harbors:
- the nitr1c gene encoding novel immune-type receptor 1c, whose amino-acid sequence is MGNSKHKDHFGGRLIMRYYSILLLSPTIFCSTGFDVVQEENVKIVEAGENVNFTCIFPGHVSSTKAWFKQTTVGKYLQIVSLAFQQQLKWNPNFEKTNRFNVAKVNDYFNLTILKTKPSDSATYYCAVSAYQTIGMGSATRLLVKDAAADRKTTLHQSLIDTVDPGDSVNLQCSIFTESCAENHSVYWFKQSSGHPERVLYSKGERNGPCKNRTVRTETQTQSCIYSLHKNNISHSDSGIYYCAVDECGEILFGRGTQLNIRENYDFNPALYALGISNFIFLVLVVFLGIKLCRSQIKTSVVQTTQDEDSLNYASISFSQKPLNTRRARAKFTQDHSLYAQVRSHQ